The proteins below come from a single Aegilops tauschii subsp. strangulata cultivar AL8/78 chromosome 6, Aet v6.0, whole genome shotgun sequence genomic window:
- the LOC109784760 gene encoding lysM domain-containing GPI-anchored protein LYP6, producing MGLPAIFAVAVMVAIVMVASPCAEAKTTIEPCSGSDSCPALLGYTLYADMKVSEVAALFAADPSALLAANALDFAAPGAAHRILPMGLFLRVPTACACADGVRKSVAVRYAARPADTLATVADVVFAGLASADQIRGANGLADADADAPLDAGQRLVVPLPCVCFNSSDSNLPAVYLSYVVQVGDTVPAIAAAYETTVTDIMNVNAMGSPVAAPGDILAIPLPACASSFPKTASDHGLLVANGTYALTAGNCVQCSCGPGNLNLYCTPASLSRSCPSTQCSNSNVLLGNASTHATSAGCNVSSCSYGGFVNGTITTLLNTGLQPTCPGPHQVPLLTDPPTTVNRDYSTSLAPLSAPVPAEAGGVMAEPPPKSSEHGGSFTLPKVSPTHGPAGSVSKAPPPPMSKPQRILSGFILCLLLQYFHV from the exons ATGGGGCTGCCTGCCATCTTCGCGGTGGCCGTGATGGTCGCGATCGTCATGGTGGCGTCGCCGTGCGCGGAGGCGAAGACGACGATCGAGCCGTGCTCGGGGTCGGACTCCTGCCCGGCGCTGCTGGGCTACACGCTCTACGCCGACATGAAGGTCTCCGAGGTGGCCGCGCTCTTCGCCGCCGACCCCTCGGCCCTCCTCGCCGCCAACGCGCTCGACTTCGCCGCCCCGGGCGCCGCGCACCGCATCCTGCCCATGGGCCTCTTCCTCCGCGTGCCCACGGCCTGCGCCTGCGCCGACGGCGTCCGCAAGTCCGTCGCCGTCCGCTACGCCGCGCGCCCCGCCGACACGCTCGCCACCGTCGCCGACGTCGTCTTCGCGGGGCTCGCGTCCGCCGACCAGATCCGCGGCGCCAACGGCctcgccgacgccgacgccgacgcgcCGCTCGACGCGGGCCAGCGGCTCGTCGTGCCGCTCCCCTGCGTCTGCTTCAACTCCTCCGACAGCAACCTCCCCGCGGTGTACCTCTCCTACGTGGTGCAGGTCGGCGACACCGTGCCCGCCATCGCGGCCGCCTACGAGACCACCGTCACGGACATCATGAACGTGAACGCCATGGGCAGCCCCGTCGCCGCGCCGGGCGACATCCTCGCCATCCCATTGCCAG CATGTGCATCATCATTTCCAAAGACTGCTTCAGACCATGGACTGCTTGTGGCAAATGGAACCTATGCACTTACCGCAGGCAACTGCGTGCAGTGCAGCTGTGGGCCGGGCAATCTCAA TTTATATTGCACCCCAGCTTCACTGTCCAGATCATGCCCGAGCACGCAGTGCAGTAACAGCAATGTGTTGCTCGGCAACGCGAGCACCCACGCGACGAGtgcgggctgcaacgtttcatcgTGCAGCTATGGAGGTTTTGTGAATGGGACTATTACAACTCT GCTGAACACTGGTCTTCAACCGACATGCCCAG GACCGCACCAAGTTCCTCTGCTAACAGACCCACCGACGACGGTGAACCGCGACTACTCGACCTCTCTTGCCCCGCTATCTGCGCCCGTGCCCGCAGAAGCGGGCGGCGTCATGGCGGAGCCCCCGCCGAAGTCGTCGGAGCACGGAGGGTCCTTCACGCTCCCCAAGGTTTCTCCGACGCATGGCCCCGCCGGAAGCGTCTCAAAGGCACCACCCCCTCCGATGAGCAAACCGCAGCGAATCCTATCCGGGTTCATCTTGTGCCTACTTCTCCAGTACTTCCATGTGTGA
- the LOC109786552 gene encoding auxin-responsive protein SAUR32-like codes for MQGDQAEKRGKVKKGWLAVRVGQAQAEQQGDGFRRFVIPIAYLYHPLFQRLLEAARDTYGYNSAGPLWLPCPVDEFLRLRALVDRETAHSHSSSSSHRVHVQAGGHHQQHGYSFAPCTRARVTS; via the coding sequence ATGCAAGGGGACCAGGCGGAGAAGAGGGGGAAGGTGAAGAAGGGGTGGCTTGCGGTGCGGGTCGGCCAGGCCCAGGCGGAGCAGCAGGGCGACGGGTTCCGGCGGTTCGTCATCCCCATCGCCTACCTCTACCACCCGCTCTTCCAGCGGCTTCTGGAGGCGGCCCGGGACACGTACGGCTACAACTCGGCCGGCCCGCTCTGGCTGCCCTGCCCCGTCGACGAGTTCCTCCGCCTGCGCGCGCTCGTCGACCGGGAGACGGCGCActcgcactcctcctcctcctcgcaccGCGTGCACGTGCAGGCCGGTGGCCACCACCAGCAGCACGGCTACTCCTTCGCCCCGTGCACCCGCGCCAGGGTCACCTCCTGA